In the genome of Mangifera indica cultivar Alphonso chromosome 9, CATAS_Mindica_2.1, whole genome shotgun sequence, the window AAGACCGGTGACCGGTTCCATTTAAGGCCTCTGTCTCTGTAGAGAATGATGACATGTGTACATCACCCTGTGGGAATGACATGGCCCGGAATGAAGTATCAATTTTCTAtgcaatttaaataaaagaaacaaaagttgTAGATAGATTTTTGGGTAAGTATGGACAACTAGGATGTGGATAGGGtggatttaaatcaaaccaacttAATCCCAATTTGGAACAAGCGAAATTTGATCTAGAATAGTCATAATAAAAGTTCTAATCGAGTTAGAATAGtcataatttaaattcgaatcaagttagtttgaatttagtaAACTATtataaacccaaaaacaaaattatctttttcgataacttttttttttctgatggcttttcttcttctttaacttttctcttacaattattttgtttcATCATCTTTGACaactatttttcttattctctaACACTTTTCAATGAATCCTTTAATGACTTTATCACAAACTCGAACTGAATTTTATCAATTCGTATAAAGATTGAGCTAACATCtttttggatttgatttaattcgaaTCTACTATTAAAAGGAGgttgtatttattaatgtttaaaaattaaaagttccAAAATTATTGTAAAAGCAGCACAATTATGGAGATTTTGTAGAAGAACATGTTTTATTGTCTTGGGGAATTGTTCTTATTATTTATGGGTTTGGTTTGAATGACTGGCTTGGCTTTGTATGTTGTTATGTGAAAAACCTTAAATTCAGGAGGATGATTGCTTTGGATATTTGGTGGTCAACTAGAAATTAAGATCAAATAATTTGCacaatataaagataaattatataaaacaatttagagtttaaaatttagggtttctaatattaaaaatgtcgttttatacattgttttaaCAATTGGATTAAATCGATTTGTTCAACCATCATCCGTTAGAAAAATTGGTTACGGTTGGCTCAAAAACAGTTTTTGAAGTTAGATAATATTAGactaaattaaactatattgaACTGAATAATTCGAATAGTTGGAAAAGATAAAAACCtagtcaataaaaaaatcaatttaaaaatttcattattggGACTAAAACCCAACATCTTGTGTATTAATgggtaatatatatatatcatcaaactaatttattttaaatttatttttaaataattcatataatatatatatatatatatatatatatattaattaaacaaaattgttatgaatattatttttaaataattaaccaaTTAGATCATCGATGAAACAGTTTGATTGTTAATTGAATTGGGTTTATCCCTTCATTGAGTTGGCGTCCAATTAAGTGTAgtgattaattaaacaaatttattttaaatattaattttaaataattaattaattcgaTCATTTGatcaaacaatttaattatcaattaaattggACTAATCCCTTCATTGAGTCGTAGTATAGTCAAGtgtagtaattaattaaataaaattatttaaaatattatttttaaataataaacttCACCTATTAAGTGTAAGTGGACTTCACCTCTTAGATGTCATTATATAATAGAACTTTGAAATCAACCTCAAGAAATAAATATCGAACTAGTCCAACTAAGCATGGAAGTGGAGTTCCACGTGGCAACTTCCGCATGTTGCCACGTTGACAAGTTGCGAGTGGGATTGTGGAAGTCACTAACTAGTTTGGTTTCTTCTGTCAATTTTATCCTCAAAAATCGACAGGTTCTGTCGTACATGAATGTTAGACAAGACAATTAGGATTATGttgcaattaaaaaattaattaagccTGAATTTCAGGGACCATGCTCGAATTCCACTGGTGGGCACGACCTATTTACCggaattattataattttggaaCTCAGATTTTGGTCACATTAGGATTTGACACGTGTAAtgttaagtttaataattttattaaagacaTGGGTCGTCGTCATGTATTaagacatataataaaatttaattgaaacttaacttaattttttttaattttctatctaAGGCATGACTTCCTAAGTTCCCTGATGGGGAAGCGATAGGGTATTGGAATATTTTAGATAAtggaatattatttataattgttattaagATTTTGTGGAAGTGAAGATGTTAACGTCGTTATTTAGGAGTAGACGAATgccaaattgaattcaaattaaatacgGTGAGTTCTAGTTAAGAattaaactctttttctttaaatgattcattcaaatttgagttaatacaaattaaatcttacattaaattaattttataattgataattataaaattaaaaattaaaaattagaaaaggtCAAAGTCTAGATCTGACAGTTTGATATCAAAAATTGAttcgattcaattcaatttaattagacTCAAActcattatattcaaatttggaGTGAACTCGAATTGAAAGATTTGTCTCGTTTTTAATTTAAGCTGAACTCAAGCTAAGAGTTATTTGACTCGGTTTGACTCGAATCCAGTTTGAATCAATAATTCGAATTCATAGCtcgaatcaattcaaattcaatagtTTGAATAGACAATTCGAATTTGTGACTCGaatcaaaaattttgaatattatttgactAAAACTATAatgttttgtcaataaactaCGAATTCGAACCATGAATCCAAGCCATACATTCAAACTGTcaatttgaactattaattCGAATTAcgaaattgaatcaaacttgaatagAACAAAACTGAGtcatttttcattcaaaccaaacttaattttagtttgacaaacttgaatcaaaccatTTTCTATTCAAACTAAAAGGTGTGCAGACTCACTTGACCCGAATTCACCCCTACTCACTAGTGACACTCGTTTTTTGCAAACATGATGCAAATTAGGCAGATCATAGAGCGCATAGTGATAACCCTGCCAATATAAATCTAGACAAATCAGACAACATAGTGTCATTTTATCGAAATCATGCTAAAAAATGATTCGGTTTAACTTGAATTGTATTATCCTAAATGTTCAGATTTGGATAGATGATTCGGATCACAGCCGCTCGAGTGCTATTCTAATTAGATCATATAAGTGTCATTTGATCAAGGTCAAACCTAGAACATTGTTCCAATCATATGAAATAGTGTTGgttaaagttgatttttttCGATTTAATATGAGGAGTTGAgcaattaatatttttagtcagtgaagaaaataattagtttatatggcagaaataaataatattaactttataacacatatatattatgtaatttgaccatgaaattaatttattaatttcatcaatAGTTGGGAATATATCTTTATGCAACTTCATGGGTGAACGGTTAAGAAATTGCAAACACTAATAAGAAAATATCGAACACAAAAATAATACCTGCTTTCATGAATAAGCCAAGTTCAGATCATTCCAAATATTCAAGTTTAATGCAGATGACATAACTCTaagattcaattattttatatgatcaaATTCAAATCTCAAAGTAGTCAATCAATCTTGCATTGATCATTAACCGACTTCTTTAATATTTGAGTCTATCGTTAATTAGGTTTTATTCAGACTTGGCTCaaaatgaatccaaccctaaataCATACAATATTTTGCATGAATTTTGAAATCGGTACATTGAGCAGTGAATTTTCAGAAAaaactataaagaaaaaaacctaaacCATAACGAGAAAACCAGTTTGACAATCAGAGTCCATCATTTCATTGACAAGGGTCACATTATCCATACAAAAACAGAAATCAACATGAGTTTTTCCTTCCTAACCAGACGCAAGAAGAGATTTGGAGCTCTTCTTTTAGTCCATTTTTAGGATTGGATTTAACACAGACAGAGACACACAACGTTCATTCATACAGAAACTGAAAgacaaaaaatatacatatataaaaagaaaaggcGCACCCCTCCCTCACACACCTTTCAGCCCATGGCATATTTCTGGGTCCAGCTCCTTGCAGTTGTCTCGTACTTGTTCCTGTCTGTCTTGTACATATGAGCAATCTCTGGCACCAATGGATCGTCAGGATTTGGATCCGTCAATAATGAGCAGATCGATAGTAAAACCTATTTAGCAAACaaccaacattttaaaaaatataaaaataactagAAATCCTAGAAGGAACATTAACCCAAATATATGACAGTTCTAAAACAAATTAACAAGCACCTTGGAAATGGTTAAAGCAGGGCTCCATTGCTCTTTCAAGATGTCCAGACAAATGCTGCCGTTGCTATTTATATTTGGATGGAAAACCTTTGTCCTGAATGCAACCTGCAAGATCACTCCACACATAATGAGACACAGAGGTAAAACTGCTTCTTAGGCTTTTCGTACACATTCTCAACTGCAAACTAAAAGTGCCAAAAATCCCTGTATGATTTCTAGTAAATTAACCCAACAGAAAACGGCTCAGAGATATATTTAATTGCACCAGAGTCCCTTtcacaaaactataatttatcaTCTTAAATTTCCAAGAGAATCTGGCACGCCATTCACATTGGTTGACAGCAAGTACTGTTAGGAATATAAAACATATCAGGAACTTAAAAGAGAGAGAACTGAAGAAACATAAAATCCAAATAATCCCAAAGATGAGACTACATGATCACGATTCTATCAATTTGAAACAACCCACCAATCAAAAGTGAAGTAATGATTCAGCTTAAAATGAATATcagtaaaaacataaataactaTCCAAAGATTTACAGATGCATGCACCAAGGTGTAGAAGATACAAGCCAAACATAATAAGCATACTGTTTTCTCAAACTCTTGAGAACATCTGAGAATATGTAAAATAGAATTCAGTGATCACAGTAGAAGTCAAATTAGACTGAAAAATATCATCACTAGTCATCAAAAAACTAAGAAGGTGACCTGAGTAACTAAAAACAGAATATGATTCAGGATATTAGACCATATAAGCAACATCATAATGAATGTAAGCAGGATAATGGATACCTTGGGAGGCTTAAATGGATAATCTGGAGGGAAATGGATAGTAACTAGGAAAACACCCCCTGCATAAGGACTATCTGGAGGACCCATAATTGTTGCTTGCCAATGAAACATGTCTTCAGCAACAGGACCTGCAACACACATGAATTTGATAAGAGAACAAAATatctagaaaagaaaatttttcaaaggatAATAGTGTAAAAAGCATTTATGGAAGAGATGTAAGCAGGATGCAAAACTTTGCACAAGTATTCATcgcataaataaaataaatcatacaaaATGCATGCATTGATAACGCAAAAGAagaacaaagacaaaaaatataGGAGAAGATGCAATGACAAGCTAAGGATTCCAACTATTTAGAGAAGATAGagaataattttctaaaaaaattctTAGCAGCACAAACATGTtgcattaaattttgatttacctTGCCagcaaaatgttgaaaaagatTGATGATTTGGTCTCATAAGTACATGAAAGTCACAACACTAAAAGCCTAATTGTTCCCCCCACCCACAAAGAAGAAAGACCAAACGGACAAAAAAAGTAGTATCGTATTTGAGAATGCTTCATTTGAAAACTAAGTACAAGTAATCATGAAAACAtgataatataatcaaatacattttaaatagacctcaaattacaaaataataataataagaaggtTTAATCCAGGCAACACAAACTATATTTACATCATATTAACTGTTCACCCAACTCCAAACGAGTGCATCTAACTCACTGCCAGTCATCTTAATTCCATACAAGTGTAGAACACAAGTTTGCATTCATCTGTGAGACAACTACAAAGTTTGACGCATAGAATAAAGGCTCTTGACTGGATATTTATAGTATGCAGCCATCAGGTGTAAATAActagattttttgttttgaaacaGTAAGGTGTAAGTGGTTGTTAGATATCATATTTATAGTATGACATCTAACAACTACTTACACCTTACtgtttcaaaacaaaaaaatctagTTATTTACACCCGATGGCTGCGTTCTAAGCATTGGTACAAGAGGAGTaaaagaaacagagaaattatACAATCACATCATGGTCCACCAATTCCATGATAAGTTAGGAAACCATATCTAATTCTACATGGGATTTCTGTAAGCAACAAAATTATAGAGTGATTTCGTACAGCAGAAATTTATGCTGCCAATGAGAGAAAAAAGGTAAGCCATACGTCCAACAAATCATACCTTCCTGAATAACATGCAACCCCATTGAACAGCATCTCACCTAATCACTCAAAAACACTCCAAAGATTGAGCCTCACATAGCTAATCATCATTAGTACATGTGACATAAAACGCATAAAGCATGTTACCAATTCAATATACCTATACCTGAAGACTTAGCATTTGTGCAACTAGCAATGGTTAGATTTCCTTACTCTCCTCAAACTAATGTCTTCATCTCTAATAGAAAAGGTTATTTATAATTATCCCCCTAAAATCACCTTAAGCTAAATGATGATAAACATTGAACGCAAAACCGTAACAACTCAAGAAACATTGCACATTAGAAAAGTCCAATACCACGTTAATACTAGGAGCCAGTATGTACTGTTCGTCTCTATTCACGGGTGAAAACAAAAACCTTCaatctcaaaaagaaaaaaacataagttGCTTGATTTTGCTTCCAGTAATACCGGATATGTCTACAGATATCGGTTATAAAGTACATCACAGCAAACACACAGCgaagaaataaatgaataaacaaacaaatatagGGATTACTCAAATAGAAAAAAACGGAAACCTAAACAATCTCAACATCATTCGATCATCAAATACGAGTAAAAAATGAGCGAGAAAACAGAAGATGCATCAAAGTCAAACAGATATTATCTACCAGCACTGCATGAGGTAGGCGGATCCTTCTGCAAATCCTTGAGCTCTTTCAAGATCCGCTTCGAAGCCATCGTCTGAACCTATGATTCATCCAATAGATCTCCTCAGATCGTCATCGTCACAACAaatacacattaaaataataatcagatAACAAAAACAACAAGCAATAGATCGTAACCGTACCTGAGAGACACCGGATCCTCCTGATTCTTATACGCTTTGTAAGATTTTGTGAGAGAGGAGATCGATTCGATCGATTACACGAAgaagaagggaaaaaataaaaacgagAGAACAAAGGGAAATGCAAGGAAAGTAGAAAATGGAAGATGATATTGATTCGGTGCGGtgatgattttgattaaaaaaaaaatttaatgtgtGTGGGTCTGATTTGGCTGGCCTtttgtgattttgattttcaaccTTCTGATTGGATTATTCTCTCCTTATGGTGGGCCCACAGTGGCGCCTCCTTTACGTTTGACCAAAATTTCGCCGAAAGTGGCCGCCGGTATCGTTTTGCCTTGGTGGAATTGAATATTCTGCGGAACGGTGTCGCTTTCCTTTTTTCTGTGAGAATAATTGtgtaatttatgagtttttctctttttcaaagAGATtcctaattatattttaattattattattcttttattggGTCAACAAAAGAAtcttaattattcattttagataatataaattaattaaccttaattaataattgaaattatcaatatcaaaattttcaactcaCCCAATCTAAACTTATGGTCAGACTTCTGAGTCAATTTTggcattaattaattaaaaaaatattacaatcaaGAAGAATTGATAAGATGCGCCGatgtgaaaaattatattagtgagaaggccaaaagaattattcTCATCTATAATTtagtgaaaattcaaatttccctttattagttttttaagacTTAAAGTTTTATTCATTACTTA includes:
- the LOC123225959 gene encoding ubiquitin-conjugating enzyme E2 10; the encoded protein is MASKRILKELKDLQKDPPTSCSAGPVAEDMFHWQATIMGPPDSPYAGGVFLVTIHFPPDYPFKPPKVAFRTKVFHPNINSNGSICLDILKEQWSPALTISKVLLSICSLLTDPNPDDPLVPEIAHMYKTDRNKYETTARSWTQKYAMG